A window of Candidatus Omnitrophota bacterium genomic DNA:
ATTTTTCCGGTATTACCCTGATTTCATCTTCAGCTATAGCCAGCAGATCCTGGTCAAAAACCTCTTTCTTTTTGTCGGCTAAATTTTTAAAACGTTTAAATGCCTGGTTTAACTGCGAATTTTTCAGGTTAATGCCTAATTTCTTCAACCTCGCCTGAAAGGCGTGTCTTCCCGAATGTTTTCCTAAAACCAATTTGCTTTCTTTTAAACCAATATCTTCGGGCCGGATAATTTCATAAGTAGTTTTCTTCTTTAAAACACCGTCCTGGTGAATGCCTGCTTCATGACAAAACGCGTTCTGTCCGACAACAGCCTTATTAGGCTGGACAATTATCCCGGTCAATTTACTGACCAAATGGCTGGTCTTGTAAATCTCTTTAGTTTTGAGAGCAGTACGGCAGTTAAAAAAATCCTGCCGGGTAGCCAGGGCCATAACAATTTCTTCCAAAGATGCATTTCCGGCCCGTTCACCAAGCCCGTTGATTGTGCATTCAACCTGGCCTGCGCCGTTTCTAACCGCCGAAAGGGAATTAGCTACTGCTAAACCAAGATCGTTATGGCAATGAACGCTGATCTGAGCCTTATTGACATTAGGAACGTTGTTCTTAATGCTTTTTATCAATTCCCCAAACTCTGAAGGAACCGAATAACCTACGGTATCGGGAATATTTACCGTGCTTGCTCCGGCCTTGATTACATCTTCGATCACCCTGTATAAAAATTCCCTGTCGCTGCGGGAAGCATCTTCGGGAGAAAACTCTATATCCCCGGTTAACTTTCTGGCATACTTTACGCTTTCTACTGCCAATCTGCGTATTTCTTCCTCGGCCTTTTTTAGTTTATACTTCATATGAATCCGGGAGGTTGCCAGAAAAACATGGATCCTGGGCCGGGAAG
This region includes:
- a CDS encoding 2-isopropylmalate synthase, translating into MSNRIIIFDTTLRDGEQSPGASLTTQGKLEIALQLARLNVDVIEAGFPVSSPGDFEAVRIVASKVKGPIICGLARALKRDIERAHQALKKSSRPRIHVFLATSRIHMKYKLKKAEEEIRRLAVESVKYARKLTGDIEFSPEDASRSDREFLYRVIEDVIKAGASTVNIPDTVGYSVPSEFGELIKSIKNNVPNVNKAQISVHCHNDLGLAVANSLSAVRNGAGQVECTINGLGERAGNASLEEIVMALATRQDFFNCRTALKTKEIYKTSHLVSKLTGIIVQPNKAVVGQNAFCHEAGIHQDGVLKKKTTYEIIRPEDIGLKESKLVLGKHSGRHAFQARLKKLGINLKNSQLNQAFKRFKNLADKKKEVFDQDLLAIAEDEIRVIPEKWRLDNLHITSGNKVVPAAIIGLKSRGKIIQKSSSGDGPVDACYKTIEKITGIKGKLLDYSLRSITGGKDALGEVTISLRSKSKVVNGRGVSTDILEASVKAYLNAVNKLAYKR